One Amaranthus tricolor cultivar Red isolate AtriRed21 chromosome 1, ASM2621246v1, whole genome shotgun sequence DNA window includes the following coding sequences:
- the LOC130816900 gene encoding ras-related protein RABF1, whose protein sequence is MGCSSSVPDRTTRGRIGLNPGTEPASDAKNLKVKLVLLGDSGVGKSCIVLRFVRGQFDPTSKVTVGASFLSQTIALQDSTTVKFEIWDTAGQERYAALAPLYYRGAAVAVIVYDITSPESFTKAQYWVKELQKHGSPDIVMALVGNKADLHERRDVPTQEGIEYAEKNGMFFIETSAKTADNINQLFEEIAKRLPRPDSS, encoded by the exons ATGGGTTGCTCTTCCTCAGTACCTG ATAGAACTACTAGAGGACGGATTGGTCTTAATCCTGGCACTGAGCCTGCATCTGATGCCAAAAACTTAAAAGTTAAG CTTGTGCTTCTTGGAGATTCTGGTGTTGGAAAAAGCTGTATTGTTCTTCGTTTTGTGCGTGGTCAGTTTGATCCTACTTCCAAG GTGACTGTTGGAGCATCTTTTCTCTCTCAAACAATAGCATTACAGGATTCAACTACtgttaaatttgaaatatgggATACTGCTGGTCAAGAGAG GTATGCTGCGCTTGCTCCCCTTTATTATCGAGGAGCTGCAGTTGCAGTTATTGTATATGATATAACAAGTCCTGAATCTTTTACAAAAGCGCAATATTGGGTAAAG GAATTGCAAAAGCATGGGAGTCCTGACATAGTCATGGCTTTGGTTGGAAACAAAGCTGATCTTCATGAACGCAGAGATGTACCTACGCAG GAGGGGATTGAATATGCAGAAAAGAATGGAATGTTTTTTATTGAGACCTCCGCAAAGACTGCTGATAACATAAATCAATTGTTTGAG GAAATTGCCAAACGACTACCCCGGCCTGATTCGTCATAA
- the LOC130816916 gene encoding NAC domain-containing protein 78-like, with product MVQNFSKSTSLAPGFRFHPTDEELVWYYLKRKVSGKPFRVDAISEIDIYKVEPSDLPGLSKLKTRDQEWYFFSALDRKYGNGSRTNRATNEGYWKTTGKDRPVYHRSQVVGMKKTLVYHKGRAPRGERSNWVMHEYKLNDDVLGDAGFSPDGFVLCRVFQKSGTGPKNGEQYGAPLVEEEWEDSEEVVVPSEVSFEDPYVDDDAYIEQNDLNQVSLLSENVPLPVSFDHADINNCLEGSQHMPTNDLQSVEEFEDKYSLEALDDQKFYVDMHDGSNAFVVKNEHMVQPNDSSNEDPVNLHTLDELLFDATNADSDNGLYFDTNLPDFDLFESNFDNSDFDIAPYLNDSLFGVMDDKVDEVFFTKQDLIDETSQMSAIQKPPVIGDDGSTSSSCRFMDVSKVKPSKNDMQTPCLSQANCFLKDIPAPSAFASELPSKDVTARLNAAVHSSSSVHLPVGMIRIWDMPSGVNGSGVQLSFDKTGSLNVLLSFDLPHSIYPLGLESLTGMLSKMSAAASRRWLCFTFFLVFLFGLSSKIGTYIYAK from the exons ATGGTTCAAAATTTCTCAAAATCAACATCTTTAGCACCAGGTTTTCGATTTCATCCCACCGATGAAGAGCTTGTTTGGTACTATTTAAAGCGTAAGGTTTCCGGCAAGCCTTTCCGTGTTGATGCTATTTCTGAAATCGATATTTACAAAGTTGAACCTTCTGATCTTCCAG GTTTATCAAAGCTGAAAACTAGAGACCAAGAGTGGTATTTTTTCAGCGCCCTGGATAGGAAATATGGAAATGGCTCAAGAACTAACCGAGCAACAAATGAGGGATACTGGAAAACAACTGGGAAGGATAGGCCAGTTTACCATAGGTCTCAGGTTGTTGGGATGAAAAAGACTCTCGTCTACCATAAAGGTCGAGCTCCACGTGGTGAGCGGAGCAATTGGGTGATGCATGAATACAAACTCAATGATGATGTGCTGGGAGATGCAGGTTTTTCTCCG GATGGATTTGTTTTGTGTAGAGTGTTTCAGAAAAGTGGGACAGGGCCAAAGAATGGAGAGCAATATGGAGCACCACTGGTGGAGGAGGAGTGGGAAGATTCCGAAGAAGTTGTGGTGCCCAGTGAGGTGTCTTTTGAAGATCcatatgttgatgatgatgcatACATTGAACAAAACGATTTGAATCAG GTCTCCCTACTCTCGGAAAATGTTCCTTTACCTGTCAGCTTTGATCATGCTGACATCAACAACTGTCTTGAAGGTTCCCAGCATATGCCTACAAATGATCTACAGTCTgtagaagaatttgaagacaAGTATAGCTTGGAGGCTTTGGATGATCAGAAGTTTTATGTTGATATGCATGATGGAAGCAATGCATTTGTTGTGAAGAATGAGCACATGGTTCAACCAAATGACTCGAGTAATGAGGATCCTGTCAATTTGCATACCCTTGATGAGCTGCTCTTTGATGCTACAAATGCAGACTCAGATAATGGACTATACTTTGATACTAATCTTCCTGATTTTGACTTATTTGAATCAAATTTTGATAATTCAGATTTTGATATTGCACCTTATCTGAATGATTCTCTTTTTGGAGTCATGGATGATAAGGTTGATGAAGTTTTCTTTACCAAGCAG GATTTGATTGATGAAACCTCGCAAATGTCTGCAATTCAGAAACCACCTGTAATTGGTGATGATGGTAGTACATCCTCATCCTGTCGATTCATGGACGTTTCAAAGGTTAAGCCGTCTAAGAATG atATGCAAACTCCTTGTCTCTCTCAAGCAAACTGTTTCTTGAAGGACATCCCAGCTCCTTCTGCATTTGCTTCAGAGTTGCCATCCAAGGACGTGACTGCACGTCTGAATGCCGCTGTGCATTCTTCGAGCTCTGTTCATTTACCTGTCGGTATGATCAGAATCTGGGACATGCCTTCAGGGGTCAACGGAAGTGGAGTGCAGTTGTCATTCGATAAAACTGGTTCCCTCAATGTTCTCCTTTCTTTCGATCTTCCTCACTCTATTTATCCTCTGGGACTGGAGTCGTTGACTGGTATGTTAAGCAAGATGTCCGCAGCTGCTTCTCGGAGATGGCTATGTTTTACCTTCTTTCTAGTCTTTCTTTTTGGCTTGAGCAGCAAAATTGGGACATACATCTATGCAAAGTGA